The region CTGACTTCATTGCCCCAATGATTAAAACCCTCGATCTGTACCGGCAGCAGAACGTTGACCCCCGAGAAGTGGCCCAGCAGTACAAAACCCTAGACCTCTACCACCACGAAGGCATTGACCCGGCGGCGGCGGCGATCGCGCTCAAATCCCTTGCTGACCAGTACCCCAGTTCCCGTCTTCAGGTCGTGGCTCTAGAGGGTCGGGGCCAGGAGAAAATTCGCCTTCAGGCCCGAGTCACTGGCGATTTAGACCGCTCAGAACTGAGTGAAGAGTATTTTGAGCGCTACGGCGCGATCAAGGCCATGCCCTACGGCGACATTCAGGCCCTGCTGGCGGGCATGGCCGAAAAAGACCAGCGCATTCGCAGCCTCGAAACTATGGTGACCAGCGCCATCGCCAACAACCGCTTTTACGTTGAAACCTACTACAACCTGGGGGATACCGTGGCAGAGAAGCATGAACCGCAGTTCAGCGCCGGGGGCGACATCAACTACGTCGGCGGCGATATTCGCGATGTCACAGGCGTCGTCAGTTTGGGGGCCATTCAGGGCGAGGTGTCTAACACCATCGGTCAGCTCCCCGCCGACTCGGCAGAGCGGGCCTCTCTAAAAGAGCTTTTAACCCAGCTTCAGGCGGCGATCGCAGCAGAGCCAGCCCTAGCCGACGACGACAAGGCCGAAGCCCTGGGGCAGGTCAAAACCCTGGCCGAGGCCGCCCAGGCCCCCGCCGATGGCCCCCGCCAAAAAGCGGCCAAAACCGCCGTTAAAATTCTCAAGGGCACCGCCGCCGGGCTGCCCAGCACCACCAAGCTAGTGGAAGAGATCAATAAACTGCTGCCGGCGATCGTGACTCTCATCGGCCTGCTCTAGGGGCAGTAACCCACCTGGGGGCTCAGGTGCAAACCCCTTGTGTGTCCTGCAATCTCCCTTTCTCCTCCTCCCTTACCACACTCGATATATTCCCGATCGACTTATCTGCCAGGGGAGAATGGCTATTGGGCATGAACATCAAAGACCCGCAAGCCCACAGCATGGCTCGGGAATTAGCTGCTCTGACCGGCAAAAGCCTCACCGATGCGGTCAAAATGGCGCTTCAGCAGGCGCTCACCCAGATAAGGCCAACCAGGTTACCTCTGAGCCCCGTCCTCTAGTCAAACACCTGAACGAAATTGCCCTGCGCTGCGCCGCCCTGCCAGAAGTTGACAGCCGCAATCCAGACAAAATTTTAGGCTACGACA is a window of Nodosilinea sp. PGN35 DNA encoding:
- a CDS encoding type II toxin-antitoxin system VapB family antitoxin: MNIKDPQAHSMARELAALTGKSLTDAVKMALQQALTQIRPTRLPLSPVL